The Niabella beijingensis genomic interval TTGCCGGCCTCAAAGAAGCCCAGGAAGAAACGGAAACAATTGAACGACATCAGGGTGCGCGCCACCGCGTGCAGCCCGATGGAAATGCTCCAGCCAACAATGGTCATGGTCATCCCGATGCGGGTACCCAGCTGATCCATGATCTTTCCCGTAAAGGTCTGTCCCAGCGCATAAGCGATCATAAAGAAGGTGGTGATCAGTGCCAGCGCATTCTTGCTGTCGGCATCCGCTATGCCAAAGTCCTTATAGATATAGGGCCAGAGAATATTAATGGCGCTCCGGTCGATATAATTGATCACCGTTGCCGCAGCAATTAATGCAATGATGTACCAGCGTAATCCTTTTATCTTCATGGTGCTCGTTTTATAAAGTGGTATTGATATTGGTGCGCCCTTTTCCGGCGCCCTCCGCTGTATTGTCCTCCGTTACCACGGTTCCGGTAACAATCCCCTTACTGCTTTTCAGCCTTACATGGATGACATACCCCGGGGCATTGACTATGGAGTGATTTTTCCTGAATACATTATTGTTGCCCCATCCCTCATAGGCACAGTTCACCTGGTACCCATCCAGCAGCAGGGAACCTCCGGGATTATCGCCTTTGTTATTCTCTATCCGGTAGTTATTTCCTTTTACATCCATCCAGCTGTCTGCGCTGTTGGCGCCGCTGATCCCTTCCGAATAAAACCGGTTCCCTTCGATCCACCCGCCGGTTGTTCCTTCTTTGATATCGATACACTCCGCTGTAACAAAAGGACCGATCGTGTTCTGTATGATGTTGTTCTGATCACAACGATCGGGCTTTCCTCCGGAGTATTTTTCCCAGTTGTTATGGGCAGAGCCGATGTAGATCCCTTCCCCGTATCCCGCACGTTCCGGCTTTAAGCCTGTATGTGTTATGGTGCTGTTCCGGATCTCATT includes:
- a CDS encoding right-handed parallel beta-helix repeat-containing protein, which gives rise to MKPVLLYTATVFVLLFACSGKPEPVTADLPRSTIRAIHVRNSGELKNALAAATAGDSVILADGIYEGRFEITASGKPDAPIVLTGSRNAVLDGGSTEQGYGLYIRAAYCRVRGVTIRNSLKGIVADETTNSLIEGVLVTKVGEEGIHLRKFSSRNEIRNSTITHTGLKPERAGYGEGIYIGSAHNNWEKYSGGKPDRCDQNNIIQNTIGPFVTAECIDIKEGTTGGWIEGNRFYSEGISGANSADSWMDVKGNNYRIENNKGDNPGGSLLLDGYQVNCAYEGWGNNNVFRKNHSIVNAPGYVIHVRLKSSKGIVTGTVVTEDNTAEGAGKGRTNINTTL